Proteins co-encoded in one Cricetulus griseus strain 17A/GY chromosome 1 unlocalized genomic scaffold, alternate assembly CriGri-PICRH-1.0 chr1_1, whole genome shotgun sequence genomic window:
- the Cdkl2 gene encoding cyclin-dependent kinase-like 2 isoform X2 translates to MEKYENLGLVGEGSYGMVMKCRNKDSGRIVAIKKFLESDDDKMVKKIAMREIKLLKQLRHENLVNLLEVCKKKKRWYLVFEFVDHTILDDLKLFPNGLDYQVVQKYLFQIINGIGFCHSHNIIHRDIKPENILVSQSGVVKLCDFGFARTLAAPGEVYTDYVATRWYRAPELLVGDVKYGKAVDVWAIGCLVIEMLMGQPLFPGESDIDQLHHIMTCLGNLIPRHQELFYKNPVFAGVRLPEIKDTETEPLEIRYPKLPEVVINLAKKCLHIDPDKRPFCADLLHHDFFQMDGFAERIPMLIPKSRILKCLK, encoded by the exons atggaaaaatatgagAACCTAGGATTGGTTGGAGAAGGCAGTTATGGAATGGTGATGAAGTGTAGGAACAAAGACAGTGGAAGAATTGTGGCTATTAAGAAGTTCTTAGAGAGTGATGATGACAAAATGGTTAAGAAAATCGCTATGCGAGAAATCAAGTTACTAAAG CAACTGAGGCATGAAAATTTGGTGAATCTGTTGGAagtatgtaagaaaaaaaaacgcTGGTACCTAGTCTTTGAATTTGTTGACCACACAATTCTTGATGACTTGAAACTATTTCCAAATGGACTAGACTATCAAGTGGTTCAAAAGTATTTGTTTCAGATTATTAATGGAATTGGATTTTGCCACAGTCACAAT atCATACACAGAGATATAAAACCCGAGAATATATTAGTCTCTCAGTCTGGTGTTGTAAAATTATGTGACTTTGGATTTGCACGGACATTGGCAGCTCCTGGGGAGGTTTACACTGACTACGTGGCCACCCGATGGTACCGAGCTCCAGAACTGCTGGTTGGTGACGTCAAGTACGGCAA GGCTGTTGATGTTTGGGCCATTGGCTGTCTGGTCATTGAAATGCTCATGGGGCAACCCCTATTTCCGGGAGAATCTGATATTGATCAGCTGCATCATATTATGACATGTTTAG GTAATTTAATTCCAAGGCACCAGGAGCTGTTTTATAAAAATCCTGTGTTTGCTGGAGTAAGATTGCCTGAGattaaagacacagaaacagaaccCCTCGAGATCCGTTATCCCAAGCTCCCTGAAGTCGTGATAAATTTAGCAAAG AAGTGCTTGCATATTGACCCAGACAAAAGGCCCTTCTGTGCTGACCTTCTGCACCATGATTTCTTCCAAATGGATGGATTTGCTGAGAG GATACCAATGCTGATCCCAAAATCAAGGATTCTAAAGTGCTTAAAATAA